DNA from uncultured Desulfovibrio sp.:
AGGCCATTACAAGCGCATGCTGGCCTATTCCAGCGTTGAGCACATGGGCATTCTGGCCCTGGGCATTGGCGTGGGCGGCGTGGCTGTGCCCGGCGCAATGCTGCATGCGGTCTGCCATTCGCTCACAAAATGCATGCTCTTTCTACTTTCTGGCAACATCCTTGCCCGTTACCACACCTATTCCAGCTACGACGTGCACGGCATGCGCTGGATCATGCCCGCCACGGCGGCGCTGTGGACAGCCGGATTTCTGGCTGTGGCCGGGTCGCCGCCATTTGGGCTTTTTGTCAGCGAGCTGCTCATCTTCAAGGGCATGCTGGCGGCAGACCTGCCCTGGCTTTCCGCCGGATATCTGGTGCTGCTGGCCATCATCTTTGTGGGGCTTTCCGTGTCGGTGCTGCGCATGGTGCAGGGCAACCGCCCTGTGGACCTGCCGCCCGCTAACTCCGAGCCTGTGCTGAGCGTCCTGCCGCCTCTGGTGCTAGGGCTGACCGTGCTGACTCTGGGCCTGTGGATTCCCGACTGGCTGTGGGATTTTCTTAACCGCGCCGCTGCGCTCATAGGCGCGTAAGCGCCAAAGGCTGCTGCCAAAACCCGCCGGGTTTTGCGCTGCCAACGGTGAGAGGGCTGATGCTATTCGATTACCGCGATACCGTGCCGCTGTCGGGCATGCCCCCGGTTTCTGTTGAAGAACTGGGAGCATTTGTGCGCCGCTACATTGCCGAAGGCTGGCGTCTGCTGGCCCTGTTCGGCCTGCCGGAATCTTCGGACGAAAACGCCCCTGCGGGATTGTGCTGTATACTGGCTCAGGACAGTTCGCACTATCTTGCCGCCATGCGCACTGCTCCCTTGCAGTCTTATGCTTCCATGACGCCCACCACGCCTCAGACGCATCTGTTTGAACGCGAAATATTTGAGCAATGGGGCATCCGACCTGAGGGGCATCCCTGGCTCAAGCCTGTGCGTCGCATCCCGGACGCCGCCGAAGCCAATGCCAGAACACAGGCCGAAGGCGGCTCGCTTGCCGTAGCGCCCGGCCAGGCTGCCCAGCCCTACCCCTTCTACAGGGTTGAAGGCGAAGAAATTCATGAGGTTGCCGTTGGCCCCGTACATGCCGGGGTTATTGAGCCGGGTCATTTCCGCTTTCAGTGCCACGGCGAAAACGTGCTGAACCTTGAGATTGCTCTGGGTTATCAGCACCGTGGACTTGAACGCATGATTGTGCGCGGCCCCCTTGCCTGTTGCCTGCCCCTGCTGGAATGCGCCGCAGGCGATACAACCATAGGCCATGCCACCGCCCATTGCGTACTGATCGAACGCCTGGCGGGCTGTGTGGTCGGCCCCCGCGCTCACCGTTTGCGGAGGGTGGGCCTTGAACTTGAGCGCCTTGCCAACCACACGGGCGACCTTGGGGCCATTGCAGGGGATACGGGCTTTTTGCCCACTGCCTCGTGGAATGGCCGTATACGCGGTGATTTTCTCAACACCACGGCCTGCCTGTGCGGCAACCGGTTTGGCCGGGGGCTGCTGCGCCCCGGCGGCACGGCCTACGATCTTGACGCGGAAGGCTGCGCAGACATGCTTGCGCGCATCAAGGCGGCAGGGCGCGACGTGCGCGGCGCTGTGGATGTGATGCTGCATACCGAAAGCGTGCTCGAACGCCTCACTGGCACAGGCTACGTCAGCAGGGAAAGCGCCCAGAATCTGGGCTTGGTGGGCATGGCCGCGCGGGCCTGCGGACTCAAGGTTGACGCGCGTTTTCACTTTCCACTTGCCGATCTGCCCACCAGGGACTGCGCGCCGCGTGTTGAAGCCACGGGCGACGTTCTGGCCCGCACACTTGTGCGCAGCAAGGAGATTGACGATTCCCTGCGCCTGCTCGAGGCGGATATTTCCACCCTCGCCAACCTGCCCCCCCTTGCGGAACAGCCAGACGCCGAGGCCCTTGCGTCCCTCCCGCCCGATACCCTCGCCGTATCACAGGTTGAAGGCTGGCGCGGCGAAATCTGCCATGTGGCAGTTACCGGGCCAGAGGGCAAATTTTTGGCCTACAAGGTCATTGACCCTTCGTTCCACAACTGGTCCGGCCTTGCCATGGCCCTGCGCGGCAACCAGATTTCCGACTTCCCGCTCTGCAACAAGAGTTTCAACCTCTCGTACTGCGGACACGATCTGTGAGGCTTTGACATGCTGCGTATTATCAAGGAACGCCTGCACCAGAAATACCGCACGCTGGATTACCCCAAACGCCAGCCTGCGCTCTCGCCCCGGTATCTGGGCCGACCCGAGCTTGCACAGATTTCCTGCGGCTCGTGCCGCGCCTGCTACGCGGCCTGCCCCGCTGGCGCCCTGCTGCCCACCGCTGGTGCGGATGACGGCACCCCAACGCTGGACATGGGGCGCTGCACATTTTGCGGCGCATGCCGTGCCGCCTGCCCCAAGAGGGCCTTTACCTTTACCGGGCAGCACCGCATGGCGTCCTTTACCCGCGAGGGCCTGCTAGTGGTTCCCGGTCAGGCATTTGCAGAGCAGCCTACGCCGCCCCGGTTTTCCCTGTTCCGCCGCTCGCTCAAACTGCGGCAGGT
Protein-coding regions in this window:
- a CDS encoding 4Fe-4S dicluster domain-containing protein; this translates as MLRIIKERLHQKYRTLDYPKRQPALSPRYLGRPELAQISCGSCRACYAACPAGALLPTAGADDGTPTLDMGRCTFCGACRAACPKRAFTFTGQHRMASFTREGLLVVPGQAFAEQPTPPRFSLFRRSLKLRQVSAAGCNACEADSNVLTTLVFDLGRFGIDFVASPRHADGIAVTGPVSENMRLALLDTFKATPQPRIVIAVGACAISGGLFRESDQCNRGVSELLPVDLYIPGCPPNPWTILDGLTSLQK
- a CDS encoding NADH-quinone oxidoreductase subunit C; the protein is MLFDYRDTVPLSGMPPVSVEELGAFVRRYIAEGWRLLALFGLPESSDENAPAGLCCILAQDSSHYLAAMRTAPLQSYASMTPTTPQTHLFEREIFEQWGIRPEGHPWLKPVRRIPDAAEANARTQAEGGSLAVAPGQAAQPYPFYRVEGEEIHEVAVGPVHAGVIEPGHFRFQCHGENVLNLEIALGYQHRGLERMIVRGPLACCLPLLECAAGDTTIGHATAHCVLIERLAGCVVGPRAHRLRRVGLELERLANHTGDLGAIAGDTGFLPTASWNGRIRGDFLNTTACLCGNRFGRGLLRPGGTAYDLDAEGCADMLARIKAAGRDVRGAVDVMLHTESVLERLTGTGYVSRESAQNLGLVGMAARACGLKVDARFHFPLADLPTRDCAPRVEATGDVLARTLVRSKEIDDSLRLLEADISTLANLPPLAEQPDAEALASLPPDTLAVSQVEGWRGEICHVAVTGPEGKFLAYKVIDPSFHNWSGLAMALRGNQISDFPLCNKSFNLSYCGHDL